The DNA region gcacttttgtttttttttttgtttttaaccgaaaaataaaaaagaaaaagaaattagaaaccCACTTGGGGTTTGTGGGATAAGGCTGCTCTAAGCGTCTCGAGGTTTCTCAGTTCGTGAAGAGATGAGGAGAGGGTTTGGAAAGTGCAACCGCCGCTGAAGTTCACAATGAGAGCTCTGAGCTTGGTCATACGGAGGAGGTCTGTCACGCGACTGTGTTTGGTTGAGAAATTTGTTAAGGACTCTAGGTTCACTAGACCACCTAGTTCCAACTTTGTTTTGTCATGCATTGAACGAGGTAAGAGAAGGTACCTCAGTTCCTACATCTCTTTCAGAACATCTGGCACATGGACAAGGTGTAACAGATCAGCAACATTTAGGTTCAGACATAGCAGAAGCTTTAGATTCCGCAGAGAAGACGGGAGGTGAGATACACCAGCCTCGTGTAAGCTCAAGAACCTCAATTGGATGAGCTCTCCAATGCTTGGAGGTAGCTTCCCTCCTTTAAACTGTACGTAAGAAAGATCTAGTACCCTGAGCAACTGTAAGTTTCGAAAACTTGAAAGCTTCCAACAGTTATCTTCTGCTCCAAAAACCAAAACAGACCTGGCTTTGTGGTTGTTTTTATGACGTCCCAGCATGTCAAGCGCATCGCCACTATGTACAATGAGTCTGCGAGATCTACTAGGAGACTCAGTATTGATGGTGAAGGTGGAAGTATGGACTTTGACGAACTGAAGAAAGTTCTCTTCTCTCGCTTTAGATAAACCTACTTCCCTCATCATGTCATGCATCTGACAACGTTCCATTCTCGAACTCAAATAGCTCTCTTCAACAATAACCATATTTCTCCTCCTTAACTCTTCTAGGTAGCCTTCTCCACTATCTTGAATGGTTGTTGATGATCCATTGTATATTCCTTCTGCAAACCAGTAATTGAACAATGTCTTCACTTCTATCTTGTAGTCTTCAGGGAAATGAGCCAGGTAAAGGAAGCAATGCTTTAGCTTCATAGGCAAATCTTCATAGCTCAGAGAAAGTACTCTGTACACTGAACTGGGATTGCTGTCATCTAAGCCAGATTTTCCAACTATTTGTGCTTCGATATTGTCATGCACTCTTTTCCACTCAGCAACTGTATGTTTCTTAGCTAATAACCCTCCTAGCACTTTGATGGCTAGTGGTAGTCCTCCACAGTACGCGATCATTTCCTTCCCCATAGCTTCCATTTCTGCATCAACCCTTGATCCTGCACAACATCACAAGGTAATAACACCTTTCAAGATGTTAGCTCCAGAATAAAGATTCACAAGATTCTTGGTTTTGATTTAAAATCTGGAAGTGTACCGTTTTGGTCTCTCCAAGGGAATACTATCCTCTCACATCGCTTCCAACTTTCTTCTGGAGTAAGGATTCTTGGTCTAGAGGCAAGACTTGTTGGATCTGCATGTAACCCAACTCCCTCATCTCGAGAAGTAAGTAGCATCCTCCAACCTGGAAAATACTTGCTAGAGCTTCATGATGGGAATGAAAGGCATTTATGACCAGTATGTGTCGTCTTGCTTttatctctccctctcttttaagttttaacagtcacttatgatttatgaaactaGGCCTGCGGTTATTACCCGAACTGAACCTAccaaaatccgaacc from Raphanus sativus cultivar WK10039 chromosome 8, ASM80110v3, whole genome shotgun sequence includes:
- the LOC108845964 gene encoding probable disease resistance RPP8-like protein 2, which produces MGVEQSVEELVPHLVGDNSVQVVSVSGMGGIGKTTLARQVFHHDIVRRHFDGFAWVCVSQQFTRKYVWQRILQDLRPHDEDIIKMDEHTLQSEVFELLQTGRYLVVLDDVWKEEDWNRIKPVFPRKRGWRMLLTSRDEGVGLHADPTSLASRPRILTPEESWKRCERIVFPWRDQNGSRVDAEMEAMGKEMIAYCGGLPLAIKVLGGLLAKKHTVAEWKRVHDNIEAQIVGKSGLDDSNPSSVYRVLSLSYEDLPMKLKHCFLYLAHFPEDYKIEVKTLFNYWFAEGIYNGSSTTIQDSGEGYLEELRRRNMVIVEESYLSSRMERCQMHDMMREVGLSKAREENFLQFVKVHTSTFTINTESPSRSRRLIVHSGDALDMLGRHKNNHKARSVLVFGAEDNCWKLSSFRNLQLLRVLDLSYVQFKGGKLPPSIGELIQLRFLSLHEAGVSHLPSSLRNLKLLLCLNLNVADLLHLVHVPDVLKEM